In a single window of the Phocoena sinus isolate mPhoSin1 chromosome 7, mPhoSin1.pri, whole genome shotgun sequence genome:
- the MBD5 gene encoding methyl-CpG-binding domain protein 5 isoform X4 has protein sequence MNGGKECDGGDKDGGLPAIQVPVGWQRRVDQNGVLYVSPSGSLLSCLEQVKTYLLTDGTCKCGLECPLILPKVFNFDPGAAVKQRTAEDVKADEDVTKLCIHKRKIIAVATLHKSMEAPHPSLVLPSPGGGTNATPVVPSRAATPRSVRNKSHEGITNSVMPECKNPFKLMIGSSNAMGRLYVQELPGSQQQELHPVYPRQRLGSSEHGQKSPFRGSHGGLPSPASSGSQIYGDGSISPRTDPLGSPDVFTRNNPGFHGAPNSSPIHLNRTPLSPPSVMLHGSPGQSSCAMAGRTNIPLSPTLTTKSPVMKKPMCNFSTNMEIPRAMFHHKLPQGPPPPPPPSCALQKKPLTSEKDPLGILDPIPSKPVNQNPVIINPTSFHSNVHSQVPVMNVSMPPAVVPLPSNLPLPTVKPGHMNHGSHVQRVQHSASTSLSPSPVTSPVHMMGTGIGRIEASPQRSRSSSTSSDHGNFMMPPLGPQATCSGIKVPPRSPRSTIGSPRPSMPSSPSTKSDGHHQYKDIPNPLIAGMSNVLNTPSSAAFPTASAGSGSVKSQPGLLGMPLNQILNQHNAASFPASSLLSAAAKAQLANQNKLAGNNSSSSSNSGAVAGSGNTEGHSTLNTMFPPAANMLLPTGEGQSGRAALRDKLMSQQKDSLRKRKQPPTTVLSLLRQSQMDSSAVPKPGPDLLRKQGQGSFPISSMSQLLQSMSCQSSHLSSNSSPGCGRSNTALPCSANQLHFTDPSVNSSGLQNPLTQDVPLRGEAVHCHNANTNFVHSNSPVPNHHLAGLINQIQASGNCGMLSQSGMALGNSLHPNPPQSRISTSSTPVIPNSIVSSYNQTSSEAGGSGPSSSIAIAGTNHPAITKTTSVLQDGVIVTTAAGNPLQSQLPIGSDFPFVGQEHALHFPSNSTSNNHLPHPLNPSLLSSLPISLPVNQQHLLNQNLLNILQPSAGEGDMSSINSTLNNHQLTHLQSLLNNNQMFPPNQQQQQILQGYQNLQAFQGQSTIPCPANNNPMACLFQNFQVRMQEDAALLNKRISTQPGLTALPENPNTTLPPFQDTSCELQSRIDPSLGQQVKDGLIVGGQGDASIDAIYKAVVDAASKGMQVVITTAVNSTTQISPIPALSAMSAFTASIGDPLSLPSAVSAVIHGRNMGSVDHDGRLRSVRGARLPSNLDHGKNSNEGDGFEYFKSASCHTSKKQWDGEQSPGGERNRWKCEEFLDHPGHVHNSPCHERLNNVSTLPFLPGEQHPILLPSRNCQGDKILEENFRYNNYKRTMMSFKERLENTVERCTHINGNRPRQSRGFGELLSTTKQDLVLEEQSPSSSNSLESSLVKDYIHYNGDFNAKSINGCVPSPSDAKSISSEDDLRNPDSPSSNELIHYRPRTFNVGDLVWGQIKGLTSWPGKLVREDDVHSSCQQSPEEGKVEPEKLKTLTEGLEAYSRARKRNRKSGKLNNHLEAAIHEAMSELDKMSGTVHQIPQGDRQMRPPKPKRRKISR, from the exons atgaatggaggcaaGGAGTGTGACGGAGGGGACAAGGATGGAGGTCTTCCAGCTATACAAGTTCCTGTGGGTTGGCAGCGACGTGTGGATCAAAATGGAGTGCTTTATGTCAG TCCCAGTGGGTCTTTGTTATCTTGCTTGGAGCAGGTTAAAACATACCTGCTTACTGACGGAACATGCAAGTGTGGCTTGGAATGTCCTCTTATTCTTCCCAAG GTGTTTAATTTTGATCCTGGAGCTGCTGTGAAACAGAGAACTGCAGAAGATGTTAAAGCAGATGAAGATGTCACAAAGCTATgcatacataaaagaaaaatcattgcaGTGGCCACACTTCATAAAAGCATGGAAGCCCCACATCCTTCTCTGGTGCTCCCCAGTCCCGGAGGAGGAACAA ATGCAACTCCAGTAGTACCTTCACGGGCAGCAACTCcaagatctgtaagaaataagTCTCACGAAGGAATTACAAATTCTGTAATGCCTGAATGTAAGAATCCTTTCAAATTAATGATTGGATCATCAAATGCCATGGGAAGGCTGTATGTACAAGAACTGCCTGGAAGCCAGCAACAAGAACTCCACCCTGTCTACCCCCGGCAGAGATTGGGCAGCAGTGAACACGGACAGAAATCTCCATTCCGTGGCAGCCATGGAGGCCTGCCCAGCCCAGCGTCGTCAGGTTCCCAGATATATGGAGATGGCTCAATCTCTCCAAGGACTGACCCACTTGGAAGCCCTGATGTTTTCACAAGAAATAATCCTGGTTTTCATGGAGCTCCCAATTCTAGTCCTATTCACCTGAATAGGACTCCTCTTTCTCCCCCTTCAGTAATGCTACACGGTTCTCCTGGACAGTCATCCTGTGCAATGGCTGGAAGGACTAATATACCTCTTTCCCCAACCTTGACTACAAAGAGTCCAGTAATGAAAAAACCAATGTGTAATTTTTCAACTAATATGGAAATACCACGAGCAATGTTCCATCACAAACTACCCCAAGgcccacctccccctcctccaccttcttGTGCTCTTCAGAAAAAGCCATTAACATCTGAGAAAGATCCACTTGGCATTCTTGACCCTATTCCTAGTAAACCAGTGAATCAGAACCCTGTTATCATTAATCCAACTAGTTTCCATTCAAATGTCCACTCTCAGGTACCTGTGATGAATGTAAGCATGCCTCCTGCTGTTGTTCCTTTGCCAAGTAATCTCCCTTTGCCAACCGTAAAACCTGGCCACATGAATCATGGGAGTCATGTACAAAGAGTTCAGCATTCAGCTTCAACCTCCCTGTCCCCTTCTCCAGTGACATCCCCAGTGCACATGATGGGGACTGGAATTGGAAGGATTGAGGCATCGCCCCAAAGATCACGCTCATCTTCCACATCATCAGATCACGGAAATTTCATGATGCCACCTCTAGGACCCCAGGCCACTTGTAGTGGTATTAAGGTTCCACCCAGGTCACCAAGGTCAACAATAGGGTCCCCAAGGCCATCAATGCCATCAAGCCCTTCTACCAAGTCCGATGGACATCATCAGTACAAGGATATCCCTAACCCATTAATTGCTGGAATGAGTAATGTACTAAATACCCCAAGCAGTGCAGCTTTTCCTACTGCATCTGCCGGAAGCGGTTCTGTAAAGAGTCAGCCTGGTTTGCTGGGAATGCCTTTAAATCAGATCTTGAACCAGCACAATGCTGCCTCCTTTCCAGCAAGTAGTTTACTCTCAGCAGCAGCCAAAGCACAGCTagcaaatcaaaacaaacttGCTGGTAACAACAGTAGCAGCAGTAGCAATTCTGGAGCTGTTGCTGGCAGTGGCAACACTGAAGGACATAGCACTTTAAACACCATGTTCCCTCCTGCTGCCAACATGCTTCTCCCAACAGGTGAAGGGCAAAGTGGTCGAGCAGCACTAAGAGATAAGCTGATGTCTCAGCAAAAGGACTCACTGCGGAAAAGAAAACAGCCACCTACCACAGTGCTGAGTTTGCTCAGACAGTCTCAAATGGATAGTTCTGCAGTTCCTAAACCTGGACCCGACTTGCTAAGGAAGCAGGGTCAGGGGTCGTTTCCCATCAGTTCAATGTCTCAGTTACTACAGTCTATGAGTTGTCAAAGCTCTCACTTGAGTAGCAATAGTAGCCCGGGTTGTGGGCGCTCAAATACTGCTTTGCCTTGCTCTGCTAACCAGCTGCATTTTACAGACCCCAGTGTGAACTCCAGTGGTCTTCAGAATCCACTGACACAGGACGTACCTTTAAGAGGGGAAGCCGTGCACTGCCACAATGCAAACACTAACTTTGTTCACAGTAACAGTCCAGTCCCAAACCACCATCTCGCAGGTTTAATAAATCAGATTCAGGCTAGCGGGAACTGTGGGATGCTCAGTCAGTCGGGCATGGCCTTAGGAAATTCATTACATCCCAATCCACCTCAGTCAAGAATTTCAACGTCCTCCACTCCAGTGATACCAAACAGCATTGTTAGCAGCTATAATCAAACAAGTTCTGAAGCAG gCGGTTCAGGACCATCATCCTCCATAGCCATAGCTGGCACCAACCACCCTGCCATCACAAAGACAACATCTGTCCTTCAAGACGGGGTCATAGTCACCACCGCAGCTGGAAACCCACTGCAGAGTCAGCTGCCCATTGGGAGTGATTTTCCTTTTGTTGGCCAGGAGCACGCACTTCATTTTCCATCCAACAGCACTTCAAACAACCATCTTCCACACCCCTTGAACCCCAGCCTCCTCAGTTCTCTACCTATCTCTTTGCCAGTGAATCAACAGCATCTCCTAAACCAGAATCTATTAAATATCCTCCAGCCTTCAGCAGGAGAAG GTGACATGTCCTCAATAAACAGTACTTTGAATAACCATCAACTGACTCATCTACAGTCGCTGTTAAACAACAATCAGATGTTTCCTCCAAATCAGCAACAGCAGCAGATTCTTCAGGGGTACCAGAATCTCCAGGCTTTTCAAGGACAGTCCACAATTCCTTGCCCAGCTAACAATAACCCCATGGCTTGTCTGTTTCAGAACTTTCAG GTGAGAATGCAGGAAGATGCAGCTCTCCTAAACAAAAGAATAAGCACTCAGCCGGGGCTCACAGCACTTCCCGAAAATCCAAACACTACACTTCCACCTTTCCAAGATACATCTTGTGAGTTGCAATCGCGGATTGACCCATCTCTTGGTCAACAGGTGAAGGATGGCCTCATTGTGGGTGGCCAAGGTGATGCTTCCATAGATGCTATTTACAAAGCAGTTGTTGATGCAGCCAGCAAAGGAATGCAGGTTGTCATCACTACTGCAGTCAACAGTACAACTCAGATCAGCCCCATTCCAGCTCTGAGTGCCATGAGTGCCTTCACTGCTTCAATTGGTGACCCATTAAGTCTCCCCAGTGCTGTCAGTGCGGTCATTCATGGACGAAACATGGGCAGTGTTGATCATGATGGTAGGCTGAGAAGTGTAAGAGGGGCTCGGCTGCCCAGCAATCTGGACCATGGGAAAAACTCAAATGAAGGAGATGGGTTTGAATATTTCAAGTCGGCAAGTTGCCACACATCTAAAAAACAGTGGGATGGGGAGCAAAGCCCTGGAGGGGAGCGAAACAGGTGGAAGTGTGAGGAATTTTTAGATCATCCAGGCCATGTCCACAATAGTCCTTGTCACGAAAGACTCAACAATGTCTCTACACTGCCATTTCTGCCTGGGGAACAGCACCCAATACTGTTACCATCAAGAAACTGTCAAGGGGATAAAATTCTGGAGGAAAATTTCAGGTATAATAACTACAAAAGAACTATGATGAGTTTTAAGGAGAGACTAGAGAACACTGTGGAAAGATGTACACACATCAATGGGAACAGACCTCGACAGAGTCGGGGCTTTGGAGAGCTGCTGAGCACCACAAAGCAAGACCTGGTCCTAGAGGAGCAATCTCCGAGCTCCTCAAATAGTTTGGAAAGTTCTCTGGTCAAAGACTACATCCATTACAATGGAGACTTTAATGCCAAAAGCATTAACGGGTGTGTACCTAGCCCTTCAGACGCTAAAAGCATTAGTAGTGAAGATGACCTAAGGAATCCAGACTCCCCCTCTTCAAATGAATTGATACATTATAGGCCAAGGACGTTCAACGTTGGCGACTTGGTCTGGGGCCAAATCAAAGGACTGACTTCCTGGCCTGGAAAATTAGTAAGAGAAGACGACGTTCACAGTTCTTGTCAACAAAGCCCCGAGGAAGGGAAG
- the MBD5 gene encoding methyl-CpG-binding domain protein 5 isoform X3, with translation MPECKNPFKLMIGSSNAMGRLYVQELPGSQQQELHPVYPRQRLGSSEHGQKSPFRGSHGGLPSPASSGSQIYGDGSISPRTDPLGSPDVFTRNNPGFHGAPNSSPIHLNRTPLSPPSVMLHGSPGQSSCAMAGRTNIPLSPTLTTKSPVMKKPMCNFSTNMEIPRAMFHHKLPQGPPPPPPPSCALQKKPLTSEKDPLGILDPIPSKPVNQNPVIINPTSFHSNVHSQVPVMNVSMPPAVVPLPSNLPLPTVKPGHMNHGSHVQRVQHSASTSLSPSPVTSPVHMMGTGIGRIEASPQRSRSSSTSSDHGNFMMPPLGPQATCSGIKVPPRSPRSTIGSPRPSMPSSPSTKSDGHHQYKDIPNPLIAGMSNVLNTPSSAAFPTASAGSGSVKSQPGLLGMPLNQILNQHNAASFPASSLLSAAAKAQLANQNKLAGNNSSSSSNSGAVAGSGNTEGHSTLNTMFPPAANMLLPTGEGQSGRAALRDKLMSQQKDSLRKRKQPPTTVLSLLRQSQMDSSAVPKPGPDLLRKQGQGSFPISSMSQLLQSMSCQSSHLSSNSSPGCGRSNTALPCSANQLHFTDPSVNSSGLQNPLTQDVPLRGEAVHCHNANTNFVHSNSPVPNHHLAGLINQIQASGNCGMLSQSGMALGNSLHPNPPQSRISTSSTPVIPNSIVSSYNQTSSEAGGSGPSSSIAIAGTNHPAITKTTSVLQDGVIVTTAAGNPLQSQLPIGSDFPFVGQEHALHFPSNSTSNNHLPHPLNPSLLSSLPISLPVNQQHLLNQNLLNILQPSAGEGKSEINLHPLGFLNPNVNAALAFLSSDMDGQVLQPVHFQLLAALLQNQAHAAAMLPLPSFNLTISDLLQQQNTPLPSLTQMTAPPDHLPSNQSENSRAETLLTSPLGNPLPSFAGSDTTFNPLFLPAVTGASGLMALNPQLLGGVLNSASANTANHPEVSIATSSQATTTTTTTSSAVAALTVSTLGGTAVVSMAETLLNISNNAGNTPGPAKLNSNSVVPQLLNPLLGTGLLGDMSSINSTLNNHQLTHLQSLLNNNQMFPPNQQQQQILQGYQNLQAFQGQSTIPCPANNNPMACLFQNFQVRMQEDAALLNKRISTQPGLTALPENPNTTLPPFQDTSCELQSRIDPSLGQQVKDGLIVGGQGDASIDAIYKAVVDAASKGMQVVITTAVNSTTQISPIPALSAMSAFTASIGDPLSLPSAVSAVIHGRNMGSVDHDGRLRSVRGARLPSNLDHGKNSNEGDGFEYFKSASCHTSKKQWDGEQSPGGERNRWKCEEFLDHPGHVHNSPCHERLNNVSTLPFLPGEQHPILLPSRNCQGDKILEENFRYNNYKRTMMSFKERLENTVERCTHINGNRPRQSRGFGELLSTTKQDLVLEEQSPSSSNSLESSLVKDYIHYNGDFNAKSINGCVPSPSDAKSISSEDDLRNPDSPSSNELIHYRPRTFNVGDLVWGQIKGLTSWPGKLVREDDVHSSCQQSPEEGKVEPEKLKTLTEGLEAYSRARKRNRKSGKLNNHLEAAIHEAMSELDKMSGTVHQIPQGDRQMRPPKPKRRKISR, from the exons ATGCCTGAATGTAAGAATCCTTTCAAATTAATGATTGGATCATCAAATGCCATGGGAAGGCTGTATGTACAAGAACTGCCTGGAAGCCAGCAACAAGAACTCCACCCTGTCTACCCCCGGCAGAGATTGGGCAGCAGTGAACACGGACAGAAATCTCCATTCCGTGGCAGCCATGGAGGCCTGCCCAGCCCAGCGTCGTCAGGTTCCCAGATATATGGAGATGGCTCAATCTCTCCAAGGACTGACCCACTTGGAAGCCCTGATGTTTTCACAAGAAATAATCCTGGTTTTCATGGAGCTCCCAATTCTAGTCCTATTCACCTGAATAGGACTCCTCTTTCTCCCCCTTCAGTAATGCTACACGGTTCTCCTGGACAGTCATCCTGTGCAATGGCTGGAAGGACTAATATACCTCTTTCCCCAACCTTGACTACAAAGAGTCCAGTAATGAAAAAACCAATGTGTAATTTTTCAACTAATATGGAAATACCACGAGCAATGTTCCATCACAAACTACCCCAAGgcccacctccccctcctccaccttcttGTGCTCTTCAGAAAAAGCCATTAACATCTGAGAAAGATCCACTTGGCATTCTTGACCCTATTCCTAGTAAACCAGTGAATCAGAACCCTGTTATCATTAATCCAACTAGTTTCCATTCAAATGTCCACTCTCAGGTACCTGTGATGAATGTAAGCATGCCTCCTGCTGTTGTTCCTTTGCCAAGTAATCTCCCTTTGCCAACCGTAAAACCTGGCCACATGAATCATGGGAGTCATGTACAAAGAGTTCAGCATTCAGCTTCAACCTCCCTGTCCCCTTCTCCAGTGACATCCCCAGTGCACATGATGGGGACTGGAATTGGAAGGATTGAGGCATCGCCCCAAAGATCACGCTCATCTTCCACATCATCAGATCACGGAAATTTCATGATGCCACCTCTAGGACCCCAGGCCACTTGTAGTGGTATTAAGGTTCCACCCAGGTCACCAAGGTCAACAATAGGGTCCCCAAGGCCATCAATGCCATCAAGCCCTTCTACCAAGTCCGATGGACATCATCAGTACAAGGATATCCCTAACCCATTAATTGCTGGAATGAGTAATGTACTAAATACCCCAAGCAGTGCAGCTTTTCCTACTGCATCTGCCGGAAGCGGTTCTGTAAAGAGTCAGCCTGGTTTGCTGGGAATGCCTTTAAATCAGATCTTGAACCAGCACAATGCTGCCTCCTTTCCAGCAAGTAGTTTACTCTCAGCAGCAGCCAAAGCACAGCTagcaaatcaaaacaaacttGCTGGTAACAACAGTAGCAGCAGTAGCAATTCTGGAGCTGTTGCTGGCAGTGGCAACACTGAAGGACATAGCACTTTAAACACCATGTTCCCTCCTGCTGCCAACATGCTTCTCCCAACAGGTGAAGGGCAAAGTGGTCGAGCAGCACTAAGAGATAAGCTGATGTCTCAGCAAAAGGACTCACTGCGGAAAAGAAAACAGCCACCTACCACAGTGCTGAGTTTGCTCAGACAGTCTCAAATGGATAGTTCTGCAGTTCCTAAACCTGGACCCGACTTGCTAAGGAAGCAGGGTCAGGGGTCGTTTCCCATCAGTTCAATGTCTCAGTTACTACAGTCTATGAGTTGTCAAAGCTCTCACTTGAGTAGCAATAGTAGCCCGGGTTGTGGGCGCTCAAATACTGCTTTGCCTTGCTCTGCTAACCAGCTGCATTTTACAGACCCCAGTGTGAACTCCAGTGGTCTTCAGAATCCACTGACACAGGACGTACCTTTAAGAGGGGAAGCCGTGCACTGCCACAATGCAAACACTAACTTTGTTCACAGTAACAGTCCAGTCCCAAACCACCATCTCGCAGGTTTAATAAATCAGATTCAGGCTAGCGGGAACTGTGGGATGCTCAGTCAGTCGGGCATGGCCTTAGGAAATTCATTACATCCCAATCCACCTCAGTCAAGAATTTCAACGTCCTCCACTCCAGTGATACCAAACAGCATTGTTAGCAGCTATAATCAAACAAGTTCTGAAGCAG gCGGTTCAGGACCATCATCCTCCATAGCCATAGCTGGCACCAACCACCCTGCCATCACAAAGACAACATCTGTCCTTCAAGACGGGGTCATAGTCACCACCGCAGCTGGAAACCCACTGCAGAGTCAGCTGCCCATTGGGAGTGATTTTCCTTTTGTTGGCCAGGAGCACGCACTTCATTTTCCATCCAACAGCACTTCAAACAACCATCTTCCACACCCCTTGAACCCCAGCCTCCTCAGTTCTCTACCTATCTCTTTGCCAGTGAATCAACAGCATCTCCTAAACCAGAATCTATTAAATATCCTCCAGCCTTCAGCAGGAGAAGGCAAGTCTGAGATCAACCTCCACCCTTTAGGTTTTCTCAACCCGAATGTAAACGCTGCTTTAGCTTTTCTCTCCAGTGACATGGATGGGCAGGTATTGCAGCCTGTTCACTTTCAACTCTTAGCAGCCCTGCTTCAGAACCAAGCCCACGCAGCTGCCATGCTTCCCCTGCCATCTTTCAATCTGACCATCTCAGATCTTTTGCAACAGCAAAATACCCCTTTACCCTCATTAACACAGATGACAGCCCCACCAGACCATTTGCCAAGCAATCAGTCAGAGAACAGCCGAGCTGAGACCCTTTTAACCAGCCCCCTGGGGAACCCTTTACCAAGCTTTGCAGGCAGTGACACTACTTTTAACCCCCTGTTCCTCCCAGCTGTCACTGGGGCCTCAGGATTAATGGCCTTGAATCCCCAGCTGTTGGGAGGTGTCCTGAACTCGGCATCGGCCAACACCGCTAATCATCCAGAGGTTTCCATAGCAACTTCTTCCCAGGCAACCACTACCACAACCACTACATCATCAGCAGTGGCAGCACTGACTGTCTCAACACTTGGTGGGACAGCAGTGGTGTCAATGGCAGAAACATTGCTGAATATATCTAATAATGCTGGGAATACACCTGGTCCAGCTAAACTGAACAGTAACTCTGTGGTGCCACAGCTACTTAACCCTCTACTGGGGACAGGTCTGCTTG GTGACATGTCCTCAATAAACAGTACTTTGAATAACCATCAACTGACTCATCTACAGTCGCTGTTAAACAACAATCAGATGTTTCCTCCAAATCAGCAACAGCAGCAGATTCTTCAGGGGTACCAGAATCTCCAGGCTTTTCAAGGACAGTCCACAATTCCTTGCCCAGCTAACAATAACCCCATGGCTTGTCTGTTTCAGAACTTTCAG GTGAGAATGCAGGAAGATGCAGCTCTCCTAAACAAAAGAATAAGCACTCAGCCGGGGCTCACAGCACTTCCCGAAAATCCAAACACTACACTTCCACCTTTCCAAGATACATCTTGTGAGTTGCAATCGCGGATTGACCCATCTCTTGGTCAACAGGTGAAGGATGGCCTCATTGTGGGTGGCCAAGGTGATGCTTCCATAGATGCTATTTACAAAGCAGTTGTTGATGCAGCCAGCAAAGGAATGCAGGTTGTCATCACTACTGCAGTCAACAGTACAACTCAGATCAGCCCCATTCCAGCTCTGAGTGCCATGAGTGCCTTCACTGCTTCAATTGGTGACCCATTAAGTCTCCCCAGTGCTGTCAGTGCGGTCATTCATGGACGAAACATGGGCAGTGTTGATCATGATGGTAGGCTGAGAAGTGTAAGAGGGGCTCGGCTGCCCAGCAATCTGGACCATGGGAAAAACTCAAATGAAGGAGATGGGTTTGAATATTTCAAGTCGGCAAGTTGCCACACATCTAAAAAACAGTGGGATGGGGAGCAAAGCCCTGGAGGGGAGCGAAACAGGTGGAAGTGTGAGGAATTTTTAGATCATCCAGGCCATGTCCACAATAGTCCTTGTCACGAAAGACTCAACAATGTCTCTACACTGCCATTTCTGCCTGGGGAACAGCACCCAATACTGTTACCATCAAGAAACTGTCAAGGGGATAAAATTCTGGAGGAAAATTTCAGGTATAATAACTACAAAAGAACTATGATGAGTTTTAAGGAGAGACTAGAGAACACTGTGGAAAGATGTACACACATCAATGGGAACAGACCTCGACAGAGTCGGGGCTTTGGAGAGCTGCTGAGCACCACAAAGCAAGACCTGGTCCTAGAGGAGCAATCTCCGAGCTCCTCAAATAGTTTGGAAAGTTCTCTGGTCAAAGACTACATCCATTACAATGGAGACTTTAATGCCAAAAGCATTAACGGGTGTGTACCTAGCCCTTCAGACGCTAAAAGCATTAGTAGTGAAGATGACCTAAGGAATCCAGACTCCCCCTCTTCAAATGAATTGATACATTATAGGCCAAGGACGTTCAACGTTGGCGACTTGGTCTGGGGCCAAATCAAAGGACTGACTTCCTGGCCTGGAAAATTAGTAAGAGAAGACGACGTTCACAGTTCTTGTCAACAAAGCCCCGAGGAAGGGAAG